Genomic window (Streptomyces sp. NBC_00078):
AGGTAGCCGTAGAAGGAGGAGTCGGGCGCGAAGTCGGTGTCGAGGCGGGGGACGCGGGCCACGGCGACGTAGGTGCTCTCCAGGCCGACCCGTTCGTCGTCTGCGAGCAGCACGCGCTCCAGGTGCCAGACGGGTTCGCCGCGTTCGAGGCCGGTCTCGGCGGCGAGCGCGTCCGGGCAGGGGAAGCGGTCGAGGGTGACGAGGCTGCGGCCGGGGGTGCGACCCTGCCGCCGTACGCCCTCGGTGTAGCTGGCGAGGGAGAGGGGCTGTTCGAGCTTGGGGCCCGCGACGACGGTGCCTCGTCCCTGCCGGCGCAGCTTGCCCTCCAGCACCAGCTCGCGCAGCGCCTGCCGTACGGTCTCCCGCGCGACCCCGTACTCCTCCGAGAGGTCCCGCTCGGTGGGGATGGCACCGCCTTCCCCCAGCTCGCCGACGAGGCGGTCGATGCGCGCCTTCACCGCGTAGTACTTCGGGATGCGGCCGTGTTCCGGGATGCCGGAGCGGACGGGGGCACCGGGGGCCTGGTCGTTCGGGTAGTCCACGGGAGGGATCGTCGCAGACGCCGCGCCACGCCACGGCGGGTACGGCCCGGACCCGGGCCGTCAGCGCCGCCGTCGCGCCCGTGGCCTGAGGGCCAGCAGCACGGCGCCGGCGGTGACGAGGAGGACGGCGGCGGCACCGACGAGTCCGCCCGCGGTGCCGAGGCCGGTGCTGGCCAGCTCGTCGGCGAAGGGGAGGCCCGGGTCGTGGTCGGGTGGCGGGGTGGCGGTACCGGAGGCACTGGGAGAGGTACTGGAGGTACTGGAGGTGCCAGCGGTACTAGAGGTGCCAGCGGTACTAGAGGTGCCAGCGGTACTGGAGGTGCCGGTGGCGGGGCTCTCGGACGGCGCCCCGGTGGGGTCGTCCTGGATGCGGAAGGGGTAGTCGTTGGACTGCCCGACCCAGTCGCCGTCGTCGTTGTGGCGCTGGACGACGGCGGCGTTCACGGTGACCTTGTTGGGCACGGCGTCCGAGGTCAGCGCGAGCCGGACCTTCACCGTGACGGTCTTTCCGGGCCCGACCGTGAGGCCGGGGGACCCGTCGTCGAAGGCGCCCACGAGCTCCTGCTCGTCGGTGCTCTCGAAGCGGACGGGGTGCGGGTGGCCGCCGTCGTAGAACTCCAGACGGGGCTGAGAGGGCTTCAGGGCGCGCTTGTCGTCGACGAGCACGACGACCGGGTGGATGTTTCCGCAGGTCCCGCGGGTGGTGTTGGTGACATCCAGATACCAGGTGCCATAACCGCCGCCCGCCTCGTAGGCGTCCGGGCCACCGTGGATACGGCTGGTGAGGGGAAAGCGGCGGTTGTCCGGAGCGGCGCAGGCGGGACCGGGGGCCGCGTGCGCCGGGCTCGCCACGGAGAGAAGGGCGGCTGCTGCCAGGCAGAGGGAGACGGGCGTGCAGAGTCGCATGAACATGTGACTGTGCCTGGTGGGGACCGCCGCGATACGGCGCCGCTCCGCACGACCCCACAAGACCCCTCGATCAGCCCACCCACACCCGCACCCACCGCCGGCCCGCCTGCGCCAACCATCCGCCCACCCGCCGCAACAGCCGTCAGCCAGCCTGCGCCAACCACCCGCCACCTCAGCCATCGGCCCGCCTGCGCCAATCCGCCCGCCCGCCTGCTCGCCACCTCAGCCATCGGCCCGCCTGCGCCAATCCGCCCGCCCGCCTGCTCGCCACCTCAGCCATCGGCCCGCCTGCGCCAACCATCTGCCCACCCGCGGCAACAGCCGCCGGGCCTCAGCCGCCCGCGGTAGGCCCTGAGCCGCCTGCCGCCCGCCATCAGCCGTCAGCCAGCCTGCTCCAACCATCCGCCACCGGCCACCGACCACCGGCCACCGGCCACCGGCCACCGGCCACCGGCCAGCCTGCGCCAATCCGCCTGCTCGCCTGCTCGCCTGCTCGCCGCCTCAGCCATCGGCCCGCCCGAACAGCGGTGCCAACAC
Coding sequences:
- a CDS encoding GntR family transcriptional regulator, with protein sequence MDYPNDQAPGAPVRSGIPEHGRIPKYYAVKARIDRLVGELGEGGAIPTERDLSEEYGVARETVRQALRELVLEGKLRRQGRGTVVAGPKLEQPLSLASYTEGVRRQGRTPGRSLVTLDRFPCPDALAAETGLERGEPVWHLERVLLADDERVGLESTYVAVARVPRLDTDFAPDSSFYGYLLDRGIGFGDADERIETVLATPREALLVGTPPALPMLLIHRISRDTEGQPLERVRTLYRGDRFSFTAHLQG